The DNA sequence GAAAATCGGCTGCTCCTTCCATTATGGAATGGCCCAGGAGCGTGTTACCTTCAAAATCGTACTTCTGCTGGGGATGTATGAGTTCGTGAATAACCACATAGGGCAGATATTCAATCGGTCTGATAAGGTTGATATACACCGGTGGAAGTTCCTCTACGGGCGAATCGTCCGTTCGACACAGTATCTCGGTCCCTATGAGCAGACCGTTCCGCGATGTCGTCCCCGCGGAAGTCATTCTACCTATTACGAAATACACATCCTGAAAAACCGCTTCGTCATAGAGGTTTTTCCAAATGTGCATATAATTGCGAATCCGGTCCGTCATTTCCGGAACACGATTCGAGCTTTCCCTGATAGAAGCATAGTACTTCGGCCTAGCCTCGATGGCCTTGACCAATTCCTCGGCACTCTTGATCCTGGAGTTCACAAAATCCTCGAGACCAATGCTTCCTTTAGCCAGGTATTCCTTTTCGTAGATTTCGATTTTTTCTTCCGTAGCCTTGCCTTCCGACATGTCATATGCCCGCCAGAAGTTGCAGATATCGGACGTCACCAGCCGGACGTCGTCCGGATTGACGTGTGTCACGAGACTTTCTCTTGACTGCATGGCGTGTATTTTCTCACTACCTGGTAGGCAACCACGAACAAAACAGTGGCAGAAGTTCTGGCACGTTTAGGGGCCAAAGGTGTGCGAACTGCCTCGGCGCGGTAATCGGGCATGGTCGTGAACATGATATGGGTTTTCATTCCCATTCGTCTGGCCAGGACACGAGCCGCCGTTCAAAATACAGTTCCAGTCCACCCACCTCATCGACATGTGAGCCGATTTCCATGAACCCCATCGATCTGGCCATAGACAAGGATGCAGTATTTTCCGGGTCGATCGAGAGCACGAAACATCGCTGGCGATGTTGCTCAGACGCCCATTTC is a window from the Gemmatimonadota bacterium genome containing:
- a CDS encoding DUF2268 domain-containing putative Zn-dependent protease (predicted Zn-dependent protease with a strongly conserved HExxH motif), translating into MTHVNPDDVRLVTSDICNFWRAYDMSEGKATEEKIEIYEKEYLAKGSIGLEDFVNSRIKSAEELVKAIEARPKYYASIRESSNRVPEMTDRIRNYMHIWKNLYDEAVFQDVYFVIGRMTSAGTTSRNGLLIGTEILCRTDDSPVEELPPVYINLIRPIEYLPYVVIHELIHPQQKYDFEGNTLLGHSIMEGAADFLGELASGGFLNQLQHEYGQVHETELWEDFSKEMLQDNFSNWLYNYFENLGDRPPDMGYYIGYRICESYYEKMDDKHQAIRDILAIKDGPDALRFLQESGYGQ